GGGACAGGTTACAGGTCCGTAGCTGGAGgattttggcaccatcagcctgagatctacagcactcattggatcagttcacagctgagtgtgaagcagcagggataaggatcagcacctctaaatctgaggtCATGGTTCTCAGTAGGAAACTGATGGATtgcctgctgcaggtggggaatgagtccttgcccTGAAAGAAGGAGTTCAAatatctcaggtcttgttcatgagtgatggaactctgttgcttaCATTGAaggcagacagatggatgaatggtTATGCTTGAAGCTCTCATCCATGTTTTCTAACAACGGTCACAGCCCTGGGGAACTCCTTCAGTCAGAGGCTGCTCCAcccaaagtgtgtgaaggaatGCTACAGCAGGTCCTTCCTGCCTTCAGTGGTTGGACCACATAACAAATATTGAACCCAGTAGTCCGCACACCTCACATCCCCTCGCCTGCAATTCAACTGCTAATTCCTTATAAATATCTGTTGGTTGAATTTTTACTCTATAATTTCATTGATATTGTGCTTCTTGTAAAATGATGTATCGGCATGGATTGGTATGCAAAACTGGTGAAAACACTGACTATCATCCAGTAGCTCGTACTGTAGCCAGGCAGGATCTTTGTTTTCGCTCAGGGGCACTGACTGAGTTCATGAGGTGTAAGTGGGGACTGGATATACTGGTTAGGGGGGTGATGGGTGGACTGACTGAGCTCATGAGGTGGAGTAGAGCTGCTCACTCTAATGTGTCCAGCTCAGGACGCATTTGCAGCACAGCACTGGATCAGGGACCAAAGGAAAATACACAGGAAACATTTATACTCTCTGACAAGCAGCCGTGGCACAGATGATGGGGAAATGCAGACACGGTGCTTCCACTTGGCTGAGACACTTTGTGGCAGCAAGCAGGTAAACACATCACATTCCAGTTCTTCACCACCTGACCCAGAGAAGTCCAGATTTTTCCAGGCCGACGACCAGAACCAGTGGAGGGAAATACAGGCAAAGAGCAGGCAAAGAACAAGATCAGGTTCAGAAGGCAGGTGTGTTTTCTGGGTAAGAGATGATACAGGTGATTATAAAGAGTGCTGGAAAGTTACAAAGAACAGTCCGACAGAGTGGAGGTGGACGAAGGGACAGAAATTAGAGTACAGCATAGTGCTGCTAAAAGTTCCCCATATTTGAATGGATTCAGACAACAGATTGGCCTCCATACTCATCCTGTTAGAGCTGAGAACTGCATTTGACAACACTGACCATAATATGTTACATGGTCTGGAGTAGGAAATTTGGATTAAAGGAACAAAATCATATTCATCAGATGGATGGATTGAATTCTTCCAATTCGCAAAAACAAAGTTCTATACAGGTAGAACTTCTTTTCACACTCTGTATGCATCCTTTAGGGAATATTATCGGGAAGCACCATGTCAATTTTCATGGTTTCAACGATGACCCCCAGCTGTTCATATCAATGAAgctaatcagtcagtcagacttcagacatGTCTTAAAGGCATAAAGGGCTCAGAGAACCTGGAATTGTTTACTTCTAAATTctaacaaaactgaagttgcTGTACCTCAGACAAGTCTGATCTGATTGTGCTATTGTTAGATAGCGTTACCTTGGCCTCCCCTTCCACTGTTAGGaaccttggagtcatttttgaccagagcttgtctttttcccccctcacataaaacaagccCGAGGCGTTCATCTCTCACCTGTGAACTATttcaaaaatcagaaacatccattGTCATGGGAATGCAGAAAGACTAGTGCAGGCATTTGTTACCTCCAGACAGGACGAATGCAGTTCACTGCTCTCAGGATGTACGAACAGATATCTGAAAAGTCTTCAGCTGATTCAGGACGCTGCTtcacaaatattaacagcatctaaaaagatcacatttctcctgtgttagcttctTTTCAAATGCCAGCcggatacaccctggacaggttgccagtccatcacagggccaacacacaaagacaaacagagaccaacaaccactcacactcacacatgcaaaccATAAACTAACTAAGAAATGCCAAATTTCtcccccaagaaaaaaaataagaaggttTATCACAATGTGGCTGTAGCTGCCTTTTCTTTTATGATACTACCAGATTAACCAGCAGGCATCATTTCCACCACACACAGCGTGGAGACATGGCACAAAGATGTCACACGCCGACACCAAGACAAAATAATAAGAAACGTCCTCATCATCTCTTCCAGCTGTTGACcatctgactgactgagtgcaTGAGTCAAGAGAGATTCATTGTCATCGtttaaacacaaatgaaagcagTTTGGCAGCTCTATTCTGGCAGCAACATCAAATACAATGGAAGTAGAAAAAGGGCAGACAGGTAAACCAGGAGGTCGGAATATTAACAAAGATTAACAAATAgtgtaaatacatttatgatACAAATACCATAAAAGTTAGACAAAAGGTGATTATACATTTTGCCGAGTTGGAAACGTTTGCAAAAGCTGTAAATTCAGTGGCTGTAAGGTTTGACGCTTTGGTTCTGAACCTTTTTTCAGGGATGTAccactgtgaaatattttctcagcCATGTAACCCCCTACCCACTGCAATTTTGGGTGATTAAAAAAGATGTGAAACAGTGCTGTGCCGTCAGTGAATGACTAAACTttgtaacaaagaaaaaactactAATTATCAACTTAAAGTACTTAAAGTGCTTCCACCTTcttaaaattggattttcaaTGAGCTCAGAGAAACATTCAACTTTAAAGTCTCATATACCCCCTACAGTGCTTTCACGTACCCCCATTGGAGAACCAGTGGTTTGATGGATGTGACAGCTCTTGGACAAAaacagtttattgttttatgggagagagcagaggagagatgaTGTCCATGGTGTGTGTTACACAGAGAGCCTTCTTTAGATGGCAGTGTGTGATGTTTTCCTGGTTATTACCTGGTGTGAGATGTGACTGGTCCATGTGGACACAAAGGACTTTGAAGTTCCTGAAGAACCTGCTACAGACAGACACTGAGGCATTTACAAATGATCTTAGACGCCTGTGGTGCATACATCAACAGCTCCTGACAACTTTCCTTACCTGGTAATCATCCGGGTTAGGATTTGGCTGAAAGGCAAAGTGTCCTCAGCACCTGCTTACTGATGCTAAAAAGCAGATGTTGTGAAAGCACCCTGGGTTGTGATGCAGCTGCTAACATGAAAAAAACTCTGACAACTCATTCACTATATGAGACATTCACCTTCACCAGTCAGAGTCAGGGTCCCCAGAGGAACTCTCCTGGTTTCTCCCCCATTTAAACAGGAAATTGGGCTTTTACTCCAGAGACAGGGGCCATGGACCTGAGAAATCCACAAGGTCCAAACTATTCTGAGGCCCCAGTCAACATTAGAGATCTGGACCCtgtggtgtgtatgtgaatgtgtgtgtctgtgtttgtgaggagCAGCCTGACAAGTTAGACCAGATTCTAAGTCCGGCTGCTTGACCTGATCCACATCCTACAGGCAGACCTGGACCTGCTCTGAAGTGAATGTTGGTAATGATGTCACTGAGCTGGATTTTcaactgttttgtgtgtgtatgtgtgtgtgtgtgtgtgtgtgtgtgtgtgtgtgtgtgtgtgtgtgtaaatcacAGGTATGTGAGAACTCGCAAGAGATGTAATTTGCTGTGGAGATtgctccttctgctccttctctgcTTCGTCCTCTGGACTTTCGTCATCAACAAGTGAGACTTacctgtaatgtgtgtgtgtgtgtgtgtgtgtgagagtgaatttcaaatcaaatcggatgttatttttattgcacCCCATCATGACAAAGTGTGTGCCTTCAGTAAAAACATGAGGTGAAACTCTTTTCAGTAACTTgataaaatgttgaactttttCAGAGACTCAGAGACGGAGAGGCGAGGAGTTCCTCCTGATCTGAACTCTGTGGCTGAGGTCCCCAACACGGCAACCTGCCACCCACAGTCTCACATTGTTTTCCTCAAGACGCACAAAACAGCCAGCAGCACCGTGTTAAACATCCTGTATCGCTATGGAGAGAGCAGGAACTTGACCTTTGCCCTCCCGGTCGGCCAAGCAATGCATTTGTTTTACCCCAAACTCTTTGAATCACGTTTTGTAGAAGGCTTCAGCAGCGGCAGAGTGAAGGAGTTCCACATCATGTGCAACCACATGAGGTTCAGAAAAGCAgaggtgagttttttttttttttttttggttcgttttgtttttttgtttcgtttttatCAGAAGTGGGTTAGGTTTAGGGCTCCTAGGGGTCATAGGGTTAGAGGTTGGGGCTGCTCACTGTGGTTTATATGTGATTGGTTGGAAAGTGGTTAGCACAGTTGTGTCACAGCAGGAATGTTCTTAGTTTGAACCCTGGGGGTTGTTCCTCCAAACACACGCCGGTTGATTGGTGATGCTCACAAGTTTTTTCTGTATCAcaatgaaaatggatggatggaatgaTGGAGAAAACATCTCTGAGAAAGTTCTCctccttttatgttttatgttctaGGTGGCTAAAGTGATGCCTGAGGACACCTTCTACTTCTCCATCATAAGACATCCTGTGACCATAATGGAGTCTGGCTTTAATTACTTCAAGGCAATGCCGGCCTTCTCCAATAGTCGCAGCTTGGAGGACTTCCTGGACAACACCAACCACTACAATGATTCAGCACCGTGGAGTTTCTTGGCTCACAACAACTTGGCCTTTGACTTTGGCTTTGACCACAATGTCACAGCTGATGCTGAAGACCACGAGGACAAAGCCAAAAGGGCTGTTGCCGCCATAGAACGGGACTTCCATCTTATTCTTGTTTCTGAATACTTTGATGAGTCCATGATCCTGCTCAAACACGTCCTTTGCTGGTCCCTGGAGGATGTGGTTTCCTTTAAGCTCAACATTCGCAGTAATAGAACTCGTCATCAAATCTCACcaaacactgcagagaaaatcaaGCGCTGGAATGCTCTGGATTGGAGTCTCTACCTGCACTTCAATGCCACCTTCTGGCAGAAAGTAGACAGTGTTGTTGGAAGAGAGCAAATGAAGAGTGAAGTGTCTCAGCTGAGGGAGCTACAGGTCAAGCTAGCAAACACCTGCCTGAAAGGGGGCGGAGCTGTCGACCCATCCCAGGTGAAAGACGCTGCCCTGAAGCCTTTTCAGGCTGGAACAGCTGTTATTCAGGGCTATAACCTGAAACCAGATTTAGACAACCAAACCAGAAAGCAATGTCAAAGACTCATAACTCCAGAACT
Above is a window of Echeneis naucrates unplaced genomic scaffold, fEcheNa1.1, whole genome shotgun sequence DNA encoding:
- the LOC115038384 gene encoding galactose-3-O-sulfotransferase 2-like, yielding MLNFFRDSETERRGVPPDLNSVAEVPNTATCHPQSHIVFLKTHKTASSTVLNILYRYGESRNLTFALPVGQAMHLFYPKLFESRFVEGFSSGRVKEFHIMCNHMRFRKAEVAKVMPEDTFYFSIIRHPVTIMESGFNYFKAMPAFSNSRSLEDFLDNTNHYNDSAPWSFLAHNNLAFDFGFDHNVTADAEDHEDKAKRAVAAIERDFHLILVSEYFDESMILLKHVLCWSLEDVVSFKLNIRSNRTRHQISPNTAEKIKRWNALDWSLYLHFNATFWQKVDSVVGREQMKSEVSQLRELQVKLANTCLKGGGAVDPSQVKDAALKPFQAGTAVIQGYNLKPDLDNQTRKQCQRLITPELQYTLHLKSLQFLVQQTQVKRMVPP